The DNA region ACTCCGTCCGGCAGTGGCGGGCGGTGTTGCTGACCATGCCGACCTTCCTGCTCACGACGATCGTCAACCCCTTCCCGGACGGCACCCCGGCCCGCTTCCTCTCCGCCACCGTCCTCGGCGCGGCCGGCAACGCGGCCCTGCTGGCGCTGGCCGCCCACGCCCTCGGCCTGGGGTAGCCGC from Kitasatospora cathayae includes:
- a CDS encoding SCO4225 family membrane protein, giving the protein MPHSFPGVPAVRWPSTGYLAVCLLLIPAAARELRAGVAAAHSVRQWRAVLLTMPTFLLTTIVNPFPDGTPARFLSATVLGAAGNAALLALAAHALGLG